The following coding sequences lie in one Syngnathoides biaculeatus isolate LvHL_M chromosome 16, ASM1980259v1, whole genome shotgun sequence genomic window:
- the kpnb1 gene encoding importin subunit beta-1 has product MELITILEKTISPDRNELEAAQKFLEQAAIENLPAFLLELSKVLANPGNTQVARMAAGLQLKNSLTAKDPDVKARYQQRWLAVDANARCQIKNYVLQTLGTETYRPSSASQCVAGIACAEIPVHQWPELIPQLVANVTGPSSTEHMKESTLEAIGYICQDIDPEQLQENGNEILTAIIQGMRKEEPSNNVKLAATNALLNSLEFTKANFDKETERHVIMQVVCEATQCPDTRVRVAALQNLVKIMSLYYQYMEAYMGPALFAITIEAMKSEIDEVALQGIEFWSNVCDEEMDLAIEASEASEQGRPPEHTSKFYAKGALQYLVPILTQTLIKQDENDDDDDWNPCKAAGVCLMLLSTCCEDDVVPHILPFVKEHIKHPDWRYRDASVMAFGSILEGPEPSQLKPLVIQAMPTLIELMKDPGVVVRDTTAWTVGRICELLPEAVINEVYLAPLLQCLIEGLGAEPRVANNVCWAFSSLAEAAYEATEVGDDQEEPSTYCLSPSFELIVQKLLETTDRPDGHQNNLRSAAYEALMEIVKNSAKDCYPAVQKTTLVIMERLQQVLQMESHIQSTSDRIQFNDLQSLLCATLQNVLRKVQHQDALQISDVVMASLLRMFQSTAGSGGVQQEALMAVSTLVEVLGTEFQKYMEAFKPFLTIGLKNYAEYQVCQATVGLVSDLCRALSSNILLYCDEIMQLLLENLGNENVHRSVKPQILSVFGDIAMAIGGEFKKYLEIVLDTLQQASQAQVDKTDYDMVDYLNGLREGCLEAYAGIIQGLKGDQENVHPDVMLVQPRVEFILSFIHHIAEDDDHSDVVVANAVGLIGDLCTAFGKDVMKLVEARPLINDLLTEGRRSKTSRTKMLATWATKELRKLKSQA; this is encoded by the exons atGGAGCTCATCACAATCCTCGAGAAAACCATCTCTCCAG ATCGCAATGAGCTGGAGGCTGCGCAGAAGTTTCTGGAGCAGGCGGCCATAGAGAACCTG CCGGCCTTCCTGCTGGAGTTGTCCAAAGTGTTGGCCAACCCGGGCAACACGCAGGTGGCGCGCATGGCGGCGGGCCTGCAGCTGAAGAACTCTCTGACCGCCAAAGACCCGGACGTCAAAGCTCGATACCAGCAGCGGTGGCTGGCGGTGGACGCCAACGCTCGCTGCCAGATCAAAAACTAC GTTCTGCAGACGTTGGGCACGGAGACGTACCGGCCCAGCTCGGCCTCGCAGTGCGTGGCCGGCATCGCCTGCGCCGAGATTCCGGTCCACCAGTGGCCCGAACTCATCCCGCAGCTGGTGGCCAACGTGACGGGCCCGTCCAGCACCGAGCACATGAAGGAGTCCACCCTGGAGGCCATCGGCTACATCTGCCAGGACATT GATCccgaacaacttcaggaaaacGGCAACGAAATCCTGACGGCCATCATCCAGGGCATGAGGAAGGAAGAACCCAGCAACAACGTCAAACTGGCGGCCACAAACGCGCTCCTCAACTCTCTGGAGTTCACCAAAGCCAACTTTGACAAGGAG ACGGAGAGGCACGTCATCATGCAGGTGGTGTGCGAGGCCACCCAGTGTCCGGATACCCGA GTGCGGGTGGCGGCCCTCCAGAACCTGGTCAAGATCATGTCTTTGTACTATCAGTACATGGAGGCGTACATGGGCCCGGCTCTGTTCGCT ATCACCATCGAGGCGATGAAGAGCGAGATCGACGAAGTGGCGCTGCAGGGCATCGAGTTCTGGTCCAACGTGTGCGACGAGGAGATGGACCTCGCCATTGAGGCGTCCGAG GCCTCGGAACAGGGCCGCCCCCCAGAGCACACCAGTAAGTTCTACGCCAAGGGCGCGCTGCAGTACTTGGTCCCCATCCTGACGCAGACCCTCATCAAGCAG GACgagaacgacgacgacgacgactggAACCCGTGCAAGGCGGCGGGCGTTTGCCTGATGCTGCTGTCCACGTGCTGCGAGGACGACGTGGTGCCGCACATCCTGCCCTTCGTCAAAGAGCACATCAAACACCCCGACTGGCGCTACCGCGACGCCTCCGTCATGGCCTTCGGTTCCATCCTGGAGGGACCCGAGCCCAGCCAGCTCAAACCGCTCGTCATCCAG GCGATGCCGACGCTGATTGAGCTGATGAAGGACCCCGGCGTGGTGGTGAGGGACACCACGGCGTGGACGGTGGGCAGGATCTGCGAGCTGCTGCCCGAGGCGGTCATCAACGAAGTCTACCTGGCGCCGCTCCTGCAGTGTCTGATCGAGGGGCTGGGGGCCGAGCCGCGGGTGGCCAACAACGTGTGCTGG GCCTTCTCGTCTTTGGCGGAGGCGGCCTACGAGGCCACGGAGGTGGGCGATGACCAGGAGGAGCCCAGCACGTACTGCCTGTCGCCCTCCTTCGAGCTCATCGTCCAGAAGCTGCTGGAGACAACGGACAG ACCCGACGGGCATCAGAACAACCTGCGCTCCGCCGCCTACGAGGCGTTAATGGAGATCGTGAAGAACAGCGCCAAGGACTGCTATCCCGCAGTGCAGAAGACCACCCTGGTCATCATGGAGCGGCTCCAGCAGGTCTTGCAGATGGAG TCGCACATCCAGAGCACCTCGGACAGGATCCAGTTCAACGACCTTCAGTCGCTGCTTTGCGCCACGCTGCAG AACGTTCTCCGGAAGGTGCAGCACCAGGACGCCCTGCAGATCTCGGACGTGGTGATGGCCTCGCTGCTCCGGATGTTCCAGAGCACGGCCGGTTCCGGGGGGGTGCAGCAGGAGGCGCTCATGGCGGTCTCCACCCTGGTGGAAG TTCTGGGGACAGAATTCCAGAAGTACATGGAGGCCTTCAAGCCTTTCCTCACCATTGGCCTCAAGAATTACGCCGAGTATCAG GTGTGCCAGGCCACGGTCGGGTTGGTGAGCGACCTGTGCCGAGCGCTGTCGTCCAACATCCTGCTCTACTGCGACGAGATCATGCAGCTCCTCCTGGAGAACCTCGGG AACGAGAACGTCCATCGGTCGGTGAAGCCGCAGATTCTGTCGGTGTTCGGCGACATCGCCATGGCCATCGGTGGGGAGTTCAAGAAGTACCTGGAGATCGTGTTGGACACGCTGCAGCAGGCCTCGCAAGCCCAAGTGGACAAG ACGGACTACGACATGGTGGACTACCTAAACGGGCTGCGCGAAGGTTGTCTGGAGGCGTACGCGGGCATCATTCAGGGTCTGAAGGGCGACCAGGAGAACGTCCACC CGGACGTGATGCTGGTGCAACCCCGCGTGGAGTTCATCCTGTCCTTCATCCATCACATCGCCGAGGACGACGACCACTCCGACGTCGTCGTGGCCAACGCCGTCGGACTCATCGG GGACTTGTGCACGGCTTTCGGCAAAGACGTGATGAAGCTGGTGGAGGCTCGCCCGCTCATCAACGACCTGCTGACGGAAGGACGGCGCTCCAAAACCAGCCGGACCAAAATGTTGGCCACGTGGGCCACCAAGGAGCTCCGCAAGCTCAAGAGCCAGGCCTG A